A single region of the Syntrophotaleaceae bacterium genome encodes:
- the kaiC gene encoding circadian clock protein KaiC — protein sequence MAKNSEPTIKASCSLLKIPTGIRGLDEVTGGGLPQGRPTLVCGGTGCGKTMFAMEFLLRGIIQFKEPGVFMSFEERPEELTANYASLGFDLMKLVSRKNLILDYVHIERSEIEETGDYDLEGLFIRLDHAINAIGAKRVVLDTIEALFSGLSNETILRAELRRLFRWLKSKGVTAVITGEKGERTLTRHGLEEYVADCVVFLDHLVTNQIATRRMRIIKYRGSSHGTNEYPFLIDNHGISVLPITSLSLDHPATDDRISTGIDRLDMMLGGQGFFRGSSILVSGTAGTGKTSLASQFVEAACRRGERALYFAFEESPRQIIRNMRSLGIDLEPLSKRGQLQFVAARPTLFGLEMHLVSMHNAIEEFRPDLVVVDPISNLITTGSPVEVRAMLTRLLDFLKGKQVTTLCTDLTNAGKNLEQTELDISSLMDTWLLLKTIEEMGERNRGLYILKSRGMAHSNQVREFVLSDKGLQLLDVYTGPGGVLTGAARENQELMDRAEEIRQNQKKERKIREMERKEKMLEAQITALRAGYEAEREELQQMIDQEKLESRRREIMTHIRQADQIDGENQTRQPLEKSDS from the coding sequence AGGTCACCGGAGGCGGACTGCCTCAGGGGCGTCCCACTCTGGTTTGCGGCGGGACCGGGTGCGGCAAGACCATGTTCGCCATGGAGTTCCTCCTCCGGGGGATCATTCAGTTCAAGGAACCCGGCGTCTTCATGTCCTTTGAGGAAAGGCCTGAGGAACTGACCGCCAATTACGCTTCGCTGGGCTTCGATCTGATGAAATTGGTTTCCCGCAAGAATCTCATCCTCGACTACGTTCATATCGAAAGGAGCGAAATCGAGGAAACCGGGGACTACGACCTCGAGGGTCTGTTCATCCGCCTTGACCATGCCATCAACGCCATCGGTGCCAAACGCGTCGTTCTCGATACCATCGAAGCCCTTTTTTCCGGGCTGAGCAACGAAACAATTTTACGGGCCGAACTCAGGCGTCTGTTCCGCTGGCTGAAATCGAAAGGGGTCACCGCCGTGATTACCGGTGAAAAAGGGGAACGGACCCTGACCCGCCATGGCCTGGAAGAGTATGTGGCCGACTGCGTCGTTTTTCTCGACCACCTGGTGACAAACCAGATCGCCACCCGCCGAATGCGGATCATCAAGTACCGCGGTTCTTCCCATGGCACCAACGAATATCCCTTCCTTATCGATAACCATGGCATATCCGTACTGCCGATAACCTCCCTGAGCCTCGACCATCCCGCTACCGACGACCGGATCTCCACCGGCATTGACCGGCTGGATATGATGCTGGGAGGACAGGGCTTTTTCCGCGGCAGCAGCATCCTGGTGTCCGGAACAGCCGGTACAGGCAAGACCAGTCTTGCCTCGCAGTTTGTCGAAGCGGCCTGTCGCAGGGGGGAACGCGCCCTGTACTTCGCGTTTGAGGAATCACCCCGGCAGATTATCCGCAACATGCGCTCCCTCGGCATCGATCTCGAACCCCTTTCGAAAAGGGGCCAGTTGCAGTTCGTCGCGGCGCGGCCGACCCTTTTCGGTTTGGAAATGCATCTGGTTTCCATGCATAATGCGATCGAAGAATTCAGGCCCGACCTGGTGGTTGTTGACCCGATTTCCAATCTCATAACAACCGGCAGCCCTGTCGAAGTCCGCGCGATGCTCACCCGCCTCCTCGATTTCCTGAAGGGAAAACAGGTGACGACCCTGTGCACCGACCTCACCAATGCCGGTAAAAATCTCGAGCAGACGGAATTAGACATCTCCTCCCTCATGGATACCTGGCTCCTGCTGAAAACCATAGAGGAAATGGGAGAGAGAAACCGGGGCCTCTACATCCTCAAGTCCCGGGGCATGGCCCACTCCAACCAGGTTCGAGAATTTGTTCTCAGTGACAAGGGCCTCCAACTGCTCGACGTCTACACCGGCCCGGGAGGGGTCCTGACCGGCGCCGCCCGCGAAAACCAGGAACTGATGGACAGGGCCGAAGAAATCAGGCAGAATCAAAAAAAAGAACGCAAAATTCGGGAGATGGAGCGGAAAGAGAAGATGCTTGAAGCGCAGATAACTGCGCTGAGGGCAGGCTACGAAGCTGAGCGGGAAGAACTTCAGCAGATGATTGATCAGGAAAAACTGGAGTCCCGGCGCCGGGAAATTATGACCCATATTCGGCAGGCCGATCAAATCGATGGAGAAAACCAGACCCGGCAACCCCTCGAAAAGAGCGATTCATGA
- a CDS encoding circadian clock KaiB family protein — MKNDTDFQPEASGSSAEIYLLRLYVAGQTAKSIAAFANLKKICETHLQGKYRIEVIDLQQNPSLAQGDQILALPTLVRRLPPPVKKIIGDLSNTERVLVGLDIRPLDPIPPPSA; from the coding sequence ATGAAAAACGATACCGATTTTCAACCTGAAGCTTCCGGATCATCGGCAGAAATCTATCTTCTTCGTCTCTACGTCGCCGGCCAGACAGCCAAGAGCATTGCCGCCTTCGCAAACCTGAAGAAGATCTGTGAAACTCACCTTCAGGGAAAGTACAGGATCGAGGTGATCGACCTGCAGCAGAATCCATCCCTCGCCCAGGGGGATCAGATCCTGGCGCTTCCGACCCTGGTGCGGCGCCTCCCTCCACCGGTGAAGAAGATCATCGGCGATCTTTCCAATACCGAGAGGGTACTGGTCGGGCTGGACATCCGCCCATTGGACCCGATACCACCTCCTTCTGCATAG
- a CDS encoding circadian clock KaiB family protein, producing MVRKKHNDDGKGNSTEDFELTLSQSEESEIYVLRLYVAGTTPRSQRAIENVRKICDAYLPGRYQLEIIDIYQQPIFAREGQIVAAPTLVKELPPPLRKFIGDMSGTERILVGLDLRSKE from the coding sequence ATGGTCAGAAAAAAGCACAATGACGATGGCAAGGGAAACAGTACGGAAGACTTTGAACTGACTCTCAGCCAAAGTGAAGAATCCGAAATCTATGTCCTTCGCCTCTACGTTGCGGGAACCACGCCGAGATCCCAGCGCGCTATCGAAAACGTCCGAAAAATATGTGACGCATATCTTCCCGGACGTTATCAACTGGAAATCATAGACATCTATCAGCAGCCGATCTTTGCCCGGGAAGGGCAGATAGTGGCTGCGCCCACTCTGGTCAAAGAACTCCCTCCCCCACTGCGCAAGTTTATTGGAGACATGTCTGGAACAGAGAGAATTCTGGTTGGGCTGGATTTGCGGTCAAAG